From the Nodularia sphaerocarpa UHCC 0038 genome, the window GCGATCGCAGTTTTAATTCTATACTTAATCATTCAGAACGTAGAAAGCTACTGGCTAACTCCCACAGTCATGGCCAAACAGGTATCACTGTTACCAGCCTTTACCCTCACAGCCCAACTCTTCTTCGCCAGCTTTTTCGGTGCTTTGGGATTAGTCATGGCGCTACCCTTAGCAGTAGTTGCAAAAACTTGGATAGAAGAACTCGTCTTTAAAGATATCTTAGATAAGTGGAAACAAACATCTTCTTAGGGAGTGGGGAATGGGAAATGGGGAGTGAGGAAAAGATGGTGACTTCCCAATGACTAATGACTAATGACTAATGACTAATGACTAATGACTAATGACTAATGACTAATGACTAATGACTATCCCCATGCTGCCAAACATCTTCAAGCATAGGGGATAATTCCGTATTTAAGCGACCAGCCTTGACAAACTCTGCATAAGTATCGGCTTCAATAGCCAAAAGTTCCTCCCGAAACTGTTCAGTTATAAAGGTGCGTAGATTAGGATACTCAACCTGTAACTTATCAATTTTCGTTTGCAGATTTTCCATCTCCCCTTTAATCAGCGTCTCTTGATAACGGTAAAACTCAGGGTCAATACCAGGACGGTTATCTTCTTGGAGGTGTTTCAAAACACGTTCTAAAGCCACATGACGGGTAGCCAGTTCTGAATATCGATCACGCAGAGGTGCGTCACCCAAAAGATTCAGCTTTTGTAACAAAGGTTTAATCGTCAATCCCTGAACAAGGAGAGTAAATAAAACAACTCCAAACACCGTAGCAATAATTTTTTCTCGCTCTGGTAATCCTATCGGTACACTTAAAGCTAAGGCGATAGAAACAGAACCGCGTACCCCACCCCACCATAAAACGGTTTGTTCAGGTAAGGGGATTTGATGTTGCGTAATCACAGCACTCAAATTGCTGAGAAGATAAATAGCCACAGCCCGCATCAAAATCATGGCTGCTACAGTTATACCAATGATTTGCAGGTTTTCGCCCAAAACAGCAAAGCGAATTTGGTCACCAATCAACAAAAAAACAATTGAATTGACAAAATACGCTAAAAAGTCCCAAAATTCTGAAACAATCACCCTAGTTCGGGGATTCATACCCACGCGAGAACCAAAGTTACCTAAAATTAAACCTGTGGTGACAACTCCAATTACACCCGAACCACCCAACTCTTCAATAATTAAGTAAGTACCGTAAGCCGAAACCAGAGTTAAAGACTGTTCCACCATCGGTAAATCAAAGCGCTGGGTCAGATAAGAAATACCAAAGCCTATCAATCCTCCCACAGCTACACCGATACCAACAACTATCCCCAGTTGTAACAAAATGGGCTGTAAACCCAATTCGGCATTTCCTAAAGATAGGGCTACCATAAAACCAAAAGCCACCACCGCCATGCCATCATTAAATAAGCTTTCGCCTTCCATCATGGTGGTGAGACTTTTACCCACGCCCAATTCGCGGAATAAAGCAGTCACAGAAACTGGGTCAGTTGCAGATAAACTCGCACCAATCAGCAAAGCTGTGGTTAAAGATATCCCCGCTAGTTGATTTAGACCAAAAGCGATGCCTGCAATGGAAATTACTACCCCCAAAACTGCATACAGACAAATTGTCACCAAATTGCGCTTTAACTCCGCCCAGCGCAAATTCCAGGCGGCTTCAAACAACAAAGGGGGTAAAAAGATGAACAAAATTAATTCTGGGGAAAGGGTGACAAGGCGGACATCAACAAAGGCCAACCCTAAGCCGACAATCACCAGGAGTAAAGTATATGGTATGTGGCGAAACCAACTAAATATCTGCGGTAACGTCGCTACTCCTAAAGATACCGAAAGTACTAAAAGAAATTGCTTGAGATTAGTGGTGATAATTTCTTCACCAATTGCCGATTCCATGCTCATAAGTAAAACTTGGTATAATTTTGCATTTAACTTTGTCTCATAGAGAATGGGAAGTTATAGCAATTTTCAAGTAAATGAAACACACAACGGAAGTTAAAACCCTGTAGAGACGTTGCATGCAACGTCTCTACACTGTGGTCTAATTAACCGAAAACTGCTGTAACTTTATCTGCTAGGGAATGGAAAGTTAGTCAGATGGAGGAAACTGCCTTTGTGAACCTCAGCCTTCAGTTAAAATTTATCAGCAAACTCAAATAACCTGTCAAAATCTCAGTGGATGTTACCGAATTAGTCAAGGTTTCAATTATTCTCCTGTTGGTTGCTACATCTGTGGCGCTGCTATCTCGGCGGCTAAAAGTGCCTTATGTCGCAGGTTTAGTGCTGGCGGGATTGGCAATTACGGAATTGCTACCACGCCGCATTGGTTTAAATGATTCTCTCATATTAAATTTGTGTTTACCAATTCTAGTATTTGAGGCTGCTATTAATACTGATATCAGTCGCCTGCGTAGCACGGTTAAACCTATTGCTTTATTAGCGGGGCCGGGAGTTGTGATTTCTTCTGGGGTGACAGCAATACTTTTAAAATGGGGACTGGGAATCGATTGGATACAAGCGCTGTTAGCTGGGGTGATTTTAGCAATCACTGATACTGTTTCCATGATTGCTGTGTTCAAGGAAGTACCTGTTCCTTCGCGACTTTCTACCATTGTGGAGGGAGAAAGTTTATTTAACGATGGTGTGGCGCTGGTTTTATTTAGCTTAATTCTACAATTTAATGCGTCTGGTTCACTCACAATCCTGGATGGATTCCAAGAATTTTTGGTGGTAATTGTGGGCGGTACTTTGGTGGGCTTAATTCTGGGCTATTTGAGTACGGGTTTGTTTGTGCGCTCAGATGAGCCGCTTAGTAGTATTCTACTGACAATGGCTGTAGCTTTGGGAGCTTTTCAAGCTGGGCAATTGCTGGGTGTATCCGGTGTGGTAGCAGTGGTGGTGGCTGGCTTAATTGTGGGTACAAAAGGTATTGGGGGTAATGTTTCGGCTTCTACTCGCTTGACATTACTAACTTTCTGGGAATCTCTGGGTTTTGGTGTCAATAGTTTGATTTTTTTGTTGATTGGTTTAGAAGTTAATCTGACAACTCTTTGGTCTACTTTACCTGCGGTGTTGTTAGCAATTCTGGCGTACCAAATCGGACGAATGGTTTCTGTGTATCCACTGTTAGCAATGGTGGGTTGGTTCGACCGGATTATTCCGTGGCGTTGGCGACACGTTTTGTTTCTCGGTAATATTAAGGGTTCGCTGTCGATGGTGTTGGCTTTAAGTTTACCCATTGGACTGGTAGGGCGAGAAAAAATTATTGCGATTGTATTTGGTACAGTTTTGCTTTCTCTGGTGGGACAGGGTGTGAGTTTACCTTGGTTAGTCAAACGTTTAAATCTATCTCACTTTTCTGCATCTCGCCACCGAGTGGAAGAAATGCAAGCGCAATTAATTACTGGTAAGGCGGCACAGGATGAATTAGATAGTCTGTTGAAATCGGGAATATTACCAAAATCTATCTATGAAGAGATGCGTTCAGCTTATCAGGTGCGAATTGCTGGGGCTGAAAAGGTGCTACGAGAATTTTATAATCGTCGCCCAGAGGAGTTTGGCACGAAAAGAGGCGATCGCAGTAAACTTGATGCCATCCGCCGCCGTTTACTGTTAGCGGAAAAAGGCGCGCTGACTGAAGCTATGCGTAAGCGTATTCTCTCAGAAGAAATTGTAGGCGATCGCATCAAAATTATCGATCAGCAATTACTACAATTAGAAGATGATTAAGGCAACATCAGGAAATAAATTATCCCCAATTGTGGGAGAGGGCATACTTCGACAAGCTCAGTACAAGTCCTGCCCGTCCTTGATCATAAGCATCATAAGCGGGCAAGATGCCCGCTCCACAAGAGTTTTTGGTAAATTGAATTATTTACAACCTTCAATAAAATCAATCACTTGGTGTAAAAATCCCGGTTTAGTCACAATTAACACTGTGGAATTAGGCTCAACCACCGTACTACCATTAGGAATAATTAAATCGGTATGAGGATGGGATTGATAACCAATAATTAAAGAACCACTAGGAAAATTAGGATTTTGAGCAATTTCCGCCACACTCCGACCGACAACATAACAATTGTTAGGAATGAGCATTTTCAGAACTTCGATTTGCCCCTGTTCAAAATGCATCATTGATTCTACTTCTGGATACTCAATGGCATTCACCATTGTAGAAACTGCTAATTCCACAGTGCTGATAATATGATTTGCTCCAGCTATACGCAGAGGTTCAGTAAAATCACGGTGGCGCATCCGCGATAAAATATGAGTAACGCCGTAGTGTTTCGCAAGAGTTACCATTGCTAAGTTCAAAGCATCACTTCTGAGGACAGCTGCTAGGGCATCAGCTTTGCGAATCCCGGCTTCTAATAAGGTTTCTGTACTGACAGCGCTGCCTTCAAAAGCCATGACTCCCACTTGTTCACGAGCATAGCGGCAAGCGTTAGGATCTTTGTCAATTATGGCAATAGTATGCCCCAATTCTACTAGTTTTTGCGCCAAATTTAGCCCCACTAAACCGGCTCCACCTATGAGGACATACATGGCAATTCTGCTTTAATAGACTTTTTCAATATAGCAAATTCCCCTCTGGTCATTGGTCATTGGTCATTGGTCATTGGTCATTGGGAAGAGTATACTTTTTTGAATTTTGAATTTCTTTCTCCCTACTCCCGATTTTCCACATATTCTTTGATAAACTCCTGAACTTGAGCGACTACGAGGGGGTGTGTGTCTTGTTGGAGTTTGGGTAAAAGTTCTAGAAGGATGCGGTGTGAGGCGACACTGAGATAAGCGATCGCCGCTTCTCTGACAAAGCCTGTAGGATGGCGTAAAGCCACTAAAATTTCCGCAATGTTCAAACGAATGCGGCTAACTTGAGCAAAGTGAAAACAGCAAGCTAAACACCAATCAGAAAGCAAGTGACTCAGGGTCAGCATCCGGCTGAGGCGATCGCTGACTGACATTTGTTCATATTTTCCTAACCCAGCTTCAATTAAACAATGGAGTTTTTCTTGGGGCGATCGCCGATCTAAAATATTCAACAAGATCGCTTTGGTCGGCAAATTAATCGTATGATCTAAAATTTCTAAACCCTGTGCTACATTTGCCCTAGATTCGGATTTGAGATTGAATGCAGCTGCTTGCATCTTTTCTGGAGAGTAAAGTAATCTCAGCAGTAGCAGCAATCGCTCCTTCACATCCATTTCTAACTCGGACAGTGCGCGTTGCAATAAGCTACCAATCACTAAAATTCTGCCTATTTGAGAATTTTCCAGAATTGGTGGTTGTTCAAAATCTAGATAGGCGGCGTAAATTTCCGCTAAAAACTTTAATTCCTGGTCAATTAAACCTTCGACCTGACTGTGATGAAAGGTATCTATACTAGTGATTTCTGGTTGTTTATTGATTTTCACTAAACTGCGGAGAATGTAATATCTGGTAGCGCCCCAAGATATTTCTAAATGCAGCCATAAGCTTTCCATTGCTTCGAGAGTGGAAATTTGAGCAATAGTCCGCCAAGCATACATCCGCACTACTTCTGGTTTATAAGTATTGGTAGCCAGATCCAACAGGATTTCTAGAGATTCATTTTCGAGTTTAATCAAAGCACGCATGGCGGTACTGCGGGTTGATTTATAGTAAAGCGCCCCGATTAAAGCTGAATAATAGTCCTCTAAACGAGTTGCAGCAATCATTTCCAAAACTGCACAGCGTACCCGTAAAGATTCATCTTCCAACAACTTGGGGATATAAATCCGCAACGCCTGTAAATATACAGCTTCTCTGAGCGCTCTCACCCCATTGACTCGTTCTCGTTCTTGTTTATGAGTCAGCATTCGGCGCATAGTTTTGGTAGCGGCGATTTTTTGCAGAGGTGTTCCCTGACGCAAAATCAAAGCG encodes:
- a CDS encoding cation:proton antiporter, which encodes MDVTELVKVSIILLLVATSVALLSRRLKVPYVAGLVLAGLAITELLPRRIGLNDSLILNLCLPILVFEAAINTDISRLRSTVKPIALLAGPGVVISSGVTAILLKWGLGIDWIQALLAGVILAITDTVSMIAVFKEVPVPSRLSTIVEGESLFNDGVALVLFSLILQFNASGSLTILDGFQEFLVVIVGGTLVGLILGYLSTGLFVRSDEPLSSILLTMAVALGAFQAGQLLGVSGVVAVVVAGLIVGTKGIGGNVSASTRLTLLTFWESLGFGVNSLIFLLIGLEVNLTTLWSTLPAVLLAILAYQIGRMVSVYPLLAMVGWFDRIIPWRWRHVLFLGNIKGSLSMVLALSLPIGLVGREKIIAIVFGTVLLSLVGQGVSLPWLVKRLNLSHFSASRHRVEEMQAQLITGKAAQDELDSLLKSGILPKSIYEEMRSAYQVRIAGAEKVLREFYNRRPEEFGTKRGDRSKLDAIRRRLLLAEKGALTEAMRKRILSEEIVGDRIKIIDQQLLQLEDD
- a CDS encoding cation:proton antiporter, which encodes MSMESAIGEEIITTNLKQFLLVLSVSLGVATLPQIFSWFRHIPYTLLLVIVGLGLAFVDVRLVTLSPELILFIFLPPLLFEAAWNLRWAELKRNLVTICLYAVLGVVISIAGIAFGLNQLAGISLTTALLIGASLSATDPVSVTALFRELGVGKSLTTMMEGESLFNDGMAVVAFGFMVALSLGNAELGLQPILLQLGIVVGIGVAVGGLIGFGISYLTQRFDLPMVEQSLTLVSAYGTYLIIEELGGSGVIGVVTTGLILGNFGSRVGMNPRTRVIVSEFWDFLAYFVNSIVFLLIGDQIRFAVLGENLQIIGITVAAMILMRAVAIYLLSNLSAVITQHQIPLPEQTVLWWGGVRGSVSIALALSVPIGLPEREKIIATVFGVVLFTLLVQGLTIKPLLQKLNLLGDAPLRDRYSELATRHVALERVLKHLQEDNRPGIDPEFYRYQETLIKGEMENLQTKIDKLQVEYPNLRTFITEQFREELLAIEADTYAEFVKAGRLNTELSPMLEDVWQHGDSH
- a CDS encoding potassium channel family protein, with the translated sequence MYVLIGGAGLVGLNLAQKLVELGHTIAIIDKDPNACRYAREQVGVMAFEGSAVSTETLLEAGIRKADALAAVLRSDALNLAMVTLAKHYGVTHILSRMRHRDFTEPLRIAGANHIISTVELAVSTMVNAIEYPEVESMMHFEQGQIEVLKMLIPNNCYVVGRSVAEIAQNPNFPSGSLIIGYQSHPHTDLIIPNGSTVVEPNSTVLIVTKPGFLHQVIDFIEGCK